A single region of the Bacteroides luhongzhouii genome encodes:
- a CDS encoding RagB/SusD family nutrient uptake outer membrane protein — translation MSNMKLYIVGMGLAVMSLMGCTAGFLDVESKKESTTGNFYRTESDAWRALIGCYDGWQCTTSSQACAFYFASQIMADECFAGMGNTDARNYQVIDRFDATQSPSDMNLLETEWTNYYAAVYRCNELLAHEGQISWTSDQTRNTYIGECRALRALCYFDMVRLWENIPLFTEPVNENRAQANPEEVYNLIFSDLKFAADNIPAGVYPKSAAASNDGHITKFAAEALLARVYLFYTGYYGKEPQVEGVTKASVLQGLEDFIAVAETEGYGLVEEFKNLWPAASTSWSRNAATGDYTQTTTYAGKGNKEVVLAQKFNYTQDYDGNNDGNRWLVYMGIRSYLNHAPYGKGWGGCTVNPRMWTVYGTGDARREASIINLDSEGIADDSEYAKSYADQREYTGYTVKKYTPMSKWVKDEKSGAWSIADEVSGLGKGDFQISQYQDFIVMRYADVLLMAAELGSPNAQAYLSQVRQRAYTVNDGKGNLSVSGDYREVAVTKENIVKERMLEFAFEGQRYWDLLRQGVDYAASQIAGTTSVVSGGSPEEVSIIASNIIGKRGFSQIPNNQITLSNGVLKQNAGWY, via the coding sequence ATGAGTAATATGAAATTATATATAGTGGGAATGGGACTAGCCGTGATGTCACTTATGGGATGTACGGCAGGCTTTCTGGATGTAGAATCGAAGAAAGAATCTACTACCGGTAACTTCTACCGGACTGAGAGTGATGCGTGGCGAGCATTGATAGGTTGTTATGATGGCTGGCAGTGTACTACGTCCAGTCAGGCATGTGCCTTTTATTTTGCTTCGCAAATCATGGCGGACGAGTGTTTTGCCGGTATGGGAAATACTGACGCCCGCAACTATCAGGTGATAGATCGCTTCGATGCCACTCAGTCTCCTTCCGATATGAACTTGCTGGAAACGGAATGGACCAACTATTATGCGGCAGTGTATCGATGCAATGAACTTCTGGCTCATGAAGGTCAGATATCCTGGACAAGTGACCAGACGAGAAATACTTATATCGGTGAATGTCGTGCCTTACGTGCCTTGTGCTATTTCGATATGGTCCGCCTTTGGGAAAATATTCCCTTATTCACTGAACCTGTGAACGAGAACCGTGCGCAGGCTAACCCGGAAGAGGTGTACAATCTTATCTTCAGCGATCTTAAATTTGCTGCGGATAATATTCCGGCAGGTGTATATCCTAAAAGTGCGGCTGCTTCGAACGACGGTCATATAACCAAGTTTGCTGCTGAGGCGCTGTTAGCTCGTGTTTACCTGTTTTATACAGGCTATTACGGCAAAGAACCTCAGGTAGAAGGTGTCACCAAAGCTTCGGTATTGCAGGGATTGGAAGATTTTATCGCTGTAGCGGAGACCGAAGGCTACGGACTGGTTGAAGAATTCAAGAACTTGTGGCCGGCTGCTTCCACTTCATGGAGCCGAAACGCGGCGACAGGTGATTATACGCAGACTACAACCTATGCCGGAAAAGGAAATAAGGAGGTGGTATTGGCACAGAAATTTAATTATACGCAAGATTATGATGGTAATAATGATGGAAACCGCTGGTTGGTCTATATGGGAATACGTAGCTATCTGAATCATGCACCTTATGGGAAAGGATGGGGAGGATGTACGGTCAATCCTAGGATGTGGACTGTCTATGGTACAGGTGATGCACGTCGTGAAGCTTCTATCATCAATCTGGATAGTGAAGGTATCGCCGATGATTCGGAATATGCAAAATCATATGCCGACCAACGTGAATACACCGGTTATACGGTAAAGAAATATACTCCGATGTCGAAATGGGTCAAAGATGAAAAGTCCGGTGCATGGTCGATTGCTGATGAAGTTTCCGGTCTGGGCAAAGGAGATTTCCAGATTTCACAATATCAGGATTTCATTGTGATGCGCTATGCTGATGTGTTGTTGATGGCTGCTGAATTAGGAAGTCCGAATGCACAGGCATATCTCAGTCAGGTACGCCAGCGTGCTTATACGGTGAATGATGGTAAGGGAAACTTGTCTGTTTCAGGTGATTATCGGGAGGTTGCGGTCACAAAAGAAAATATAGTAAAAGAACGCATGCTAGAGTTTGCTTTTGAAGGACAGCGTTACTGGGATCTGTTACGTCAGGGGGTGGATTATGCTGCTTCGCAGATTGCAGGTACTACGTCGGTTGTCAGCGGAGGAAGTCCCGAGGAGGTAAGCATTATAGCTTCGAACATTATCGGCAAACGAGGTTTCTCTCAGATTCCGAATAATCAGATTACACTTTCGAATGGCGTTTTGAAACAGAATGCAGGTTGGTATTAA